A DNA window from Gemmobacter fulvus contains the following coding sequences:
- a CDS encoding (2Fe-2S)-binding protein: MKQIGTFRVNGKHCDAIIEPHMLLVDVIRDHIGLTGTKRACASGNCGACTVLADDQPICSCLTLAVTAQDRALETVEGLRSADGTLHPLQQAFIDHCAAQCGYCTAGMLMTAKALLDANPRPSREDVKRALSGNICRCTGYVKILDAVMDAAQKINAAREVAA; encoded by the coding sequence ATGAAACAAATCGGAACCTTCCGCGTAAACGGCAAGCACTGCGACGCGATCATCGAACCCCATATGCTGCTGGTCGATGTGATCCGCGATCATATCGGGCTGACCGGCACAAAACGGGCCTGTGCCTCGGGGAATTGCGGGGCCTGCACGGTGCTGGCCGACGATCAGCCGATCTGCTCCTGCCTGACCCTGGCCGTCACCGCCCAGGACCGCGCGCTGGAAACCGTCGAAGGATTGCGCAGTGCCGATGGCACGCTGCATCCGCTGCAACAGGCCTTCATCGACCATTGCGCCGCCCAATGCGGCTATTGCACCGCCGGGATGCTGATGACCGCCAAGGCGCTGCTGGATGCCAATCCCCGCCCCTCGCGCGAGGATGTGAAGCGGGCGCTGTCGGGCAATATCTGCCGCTGCACCGGCTATGTGAAAATCCTCGATGCGGTGATGGATGCCGCCCAAAAGATCAACGCCGCGCGTGAGGTGGCAGCATGA